The window aaaaaaactttaaggTCATAATGGTCTTTTTAAGTAGATAGGGACTAAAAACGATAGAAAGATCCAATTTTGGACCAGTTGTACACCAACATTTCGTTTTGGACCAAAAGCACATAAATTTaccaaccatagggaccatttttgcaattgtgTCTATTATCCATGACTGGGATATTCTATTTTATTTCCATTTATACTTGTGAAGGAGATATGTGTGCGTTGTTGTGTGGTTTCTTGTAaagcccgtagatccgggctagtcaatttagagataataggggtcgaaaacgacttttcgacaaaggattatttagaataaataatcttaaacaagttttagaatatgtctcaagggttataacgaagatgttatgacccgtcgaagtttcgcgacggaaccgacacaacaccgggaagacgtaaatagtgaatttatgatagagcgaattttagccttagtaatctaaatgaaagtcgtagaatatgttaacctgggaacgtccataaaaagaacgccaaaatctaacttcgtatgaggaagttatgatttttcgaagtttcggtttagcggtgtacagcccgaagttcgagtattagatcgagcggtttttagccgacacaacctaaacgagaatcgaagatctcgttattagtagcgtaacgataaaaagacagacaaaaatggacatcggatgaagaagttatgagattttaacggaccaatcctgtcccggcctgttaaaaatataactttcaaaataaagtcaaaattagccgacggagtctaaacgaaagttttagagtacgtctccacctacgcgtgaatataaataacgtcaaaaacggaattcgtatgaacgagttacaaattataatagcatatttacgtattaaaataaagtataaatcatatatacgtacgcatatatatacatatgtatatatcattagaaaggtatcgacggtgcggtcattataagactaatgttgagttctttcggcATTAGtctagtacaaatatcgttaaatctatttaaaataataatataaaggggtgtttagttgtttatataactataaggtcattaagtaattatggagggtagtttttgaaaattcaattagtataaataagagcctctagctctcatatttcttgcaccattctctttattcaagagtctttctctccttatcccccgagcatttcggtctctcgtgattcgacttctctttttgTAGTTTTTAGTATaataaggtgagcgctgaagcgctgcacaaatatttcttagaaagattcagcgacgaagttctgcccctgcagagcccgactcctagctaaaatccctttgtaagtaagttatggttaccatatttgaaatatagtttatatttaaaattagtattgttataataaatttataataaatatttgagctattattatgacttatataagtgtcgttataatatctttttaactactcgcggtacggggaatctggtttaaagggccgcatagggttgttggatttcaaatgtgttatacgccaaaatggtgttgccctccggtgttttatgtttggcccctgtctgtacatagcggttggaaagtattgtttaaacgcttatataataataataagactaataattagtcacggtaaatattagactaaaatctagtggtaataatactaggtttcgtcgaaggaaattattttaaagtaaacgaagcgctgcccgagtaccgagtcaccaccttctcaggtgagtgcatagttattttcatcttacacatagatatgaagtattttatataaattacgtgctatgtgtgcatattatctgagtacttgctgtctatgctagatgaacgattttatacatgttttaaatgatttaaactgtatatatatatatatatatatatttatatctacgataatgttggggtaaaacatgggtagatgtaatagacggaatatgagttggatgatgagttaagaggtgttatagaccacgaggtgagggtgagaggtggaagatgtgagaagccttttccaaatgatggccccgtcatttagcagagtatggatgacaaccacggactattctagatagtctagtggaacaccagcaggctcgcaacctgtaggtgttgtgaacgatgtgttcacccggtgtactctaaaccctggcgtccatgcagacttggtgcctaaaccttggtgatcatgcaaacttgatgcctaaaccttggtgatcatgcaaacttgatacctaaaccttggtgatcatgcagacttgatgcctaaactctggcgactatgcaaacttagtgcctaaaccctagagactatgcagacttagtgcctaagcctTGGCGACTAAGCAGATTTTgtgcccgttgtgtaaatcgtgacaacgatggacttcgtgtcgattccttaggatgatccttaggaatgaatgaacgaggaatagctgattcttagggtagatccttaagactaaagatgataatggggatgggtaattgggttgattgtttgattgttttaacataataattatattattgtgggttgaaaaccctatgttattaccaggtttcccaacctgtcccactcagtttatttatatcataggtgtcgatatgaagtgacattacactgagagattaaggagatatagatcactagtgtaaatgaatgtaagttctgtttatgctcatgtttctgtattgacgatgacatcccaaatgttttaaaatgaataaaatacgtttcttcggaaatgctttgataacgtattcatcgtgtttttctgggaatcaattctgcaacatttttattaaaagaggtactctgattttcataaagcataaataaaatcggtcttttctggccgtgaaaatggggatgtcacatttctaGATTCCATTATTTAGTTATTATCATGGTTGTAAATCACAGAAAACGTAATTTGGCGGCATAGTCAAGCCTTAAGCCTTGCAAGACATGGCGAGGCGTTGATGTTTTTCAATATGTGATAAGACGGCaagattttaatatatatatatatatatatatatatatatatatatatatatatatatatatatactatcatCAAATTATATAAACAAGCCATATATTAACAAAAAAATCTAATGTTTTCACGTGTTAATATACATTTAATCTAACATATAGTCACCGATTTACCATCATATTAAAAGTTTACAAAATTGTCACCTTTTAAAAAGTCGGTGAACATTACAAAAACATGTTATATCCTTAGATCAAACCCAAGGAAAACAAAAACCTCTTTGTGGCCACGGAGGTCACCCGCGATGACTCTGGGCTAGTCACAAAGCATGTCGGCACCTCGACTCCATAGGAAGCCAAAAAAAAAAGGTTACACAAAAAATCACGCCTTTTCACGTCTTACCACATTATTTAGGCGTCAAACTTTACACAGCTGCCTACATCGTTTTTGGGACGTCTACACACGTCTCGACGCCATGACACGTTATTTAGAACCCTGGTTATTATCATATACGTTGTTATGATATATTTTGGAGTCAAACCCTATCTCTTTTACTAGGATTTTTAACCTAACATCTTTTTATGTGTGGCTTATCATGGCTTAGGTCACGTTTGATAGTTTCTGTTTGGGAAAGTGTTGTctgggaaagttttctgactaggaaagaaaccatgttgtttgattgtacgtCTGATTGACTGTactgaatgatgaaaaaaagtaataattcaataaaaaaataaattaaaaaaaaagttatttaaaaaattaattatccaataaagaaagaaatagacggggtttggtgtataattgtctttccagcccattcagccagaaagatatgattttggggctttctgtgaaagacatatcttaccggaAAAGACCCATTTTTTTGTGCAAATTaaacagtctttccggtccattcaaccagaaagatctgtttggacctGGAAATATGCGTATCAAACAGGGTCTCAATCAATTATTATAAGATATTTATGTTGAAAGAAGCTTACCCAGAGAGGCCGGGTTATTGTAGTTTTATATTTATTGGGGTGGTGCTAGAAAAAAACCCTTTTTAGAGGATTTTATTACTTGGTTTTCCGAATAGGTTTAATCAATCAATTTTAATGCAAtaatattaatttttaattacattATACTTAtcgttttatattattatttttttgatacCTTAATTACTTTATAATTTAGTTTTGCGTTACTTAGTGAACACAAAAACAAAAAGACGGTTGCATTGTTAGTTAATTGATGATGTcgagttttttttaatataaatatactttgttaacaatattttttaaagaatatttattaaaatttggcCACATTTTCAAGAAAGGTCTGCTAAACAGAAACATCCATATAGTTGCAAAAAGGGGTTTTGACACTGTAGCACATCAATGTTTGGTCAGTTTGCACATTTAGTcacttaagttttttttttgtgctCAATTGATCCTTAATGTTAGTAACTACCGGCTAATTAAAGGAATGTGAGCAAATACTACCAGTTTAAGGGTCATCGCTGACGTGGATTCGCTTATGTGGACAAGCATTTGACCATGTCATCTGTAACGTGTAAACCTTCCTTAATTGAACCTTATATTGAACCATCGAGGATACATTGTTACCCCAAATTAGGTCAGTGCCTCCCTTCCGAAACTTTACACTCAATCGATATAACCAGAACAATGTCTGCCTCTTCCAGTCGATCAATCAAGCTCCTACGTGTCGGAAACGTTCGTGATGATGATCCTTGTCCACCTTGCGATTGTCAAGACGCAATAAGTGTGGAAAGGACTGTCTGGACCGACGATAATGTAGCTCGCAGGTTTTGGAACTACAAAAACTCTTTGGTGAGTATTCATTTTGTTTACTAACACCATTATTTGTTATTTTGAGCTGGAGATGTACACATTTTCATTAATTgcaaccctaaccctaactctGGTTTTCCCTTGTAATCAGGCAGCTGAAGGTCCGAAATGCAAGTTCTTTATGTGGAAAGACAAAGAAATGGAGGAGGGTTACTACAAAGAACAGCTTCGCAAGATGAGGTTTGAGCTGAAAAGGAAAGAAGAGTTTAGTGAAGTTTCAAAGGTTCAAAAGAAGTTGGTTAAGCTGCAGCAAGCTATGGAAGCAGATAAGCAAGTGTTTGAGACACAGTTGATGGAGTTGACGAAGCAAAACAGAATGTTGAAGTGTGGGATCTTTGTTATGGTAATTGTAGTCATTGCCATGTGGTTGAAATGGACTTGAATTGTGATCAAATAGGTGTTTATGGTTGATGGTATATAATTCCAACCAGTTTTTTGGAAAGTGTATGGGTAGATGTTAAAAAGTTATTAGCTTTTTTGGGAAGGGTATGGGTGTATGGGTACATGGTCAAGGTTAGATCCTAGTTGTAATGTATAGTCAGGTTTTTGGTTGAATGCTTGTTTgatcagtgtgtgtgtgtgtgtatgggaTGTTAGATGTAATGGGATGTAGATGTAATGGAATGTAGATGTAATGGGATGGCAGTACATGGGAACAATTGTAATGACTTTGTGTTGATTCAATGAATGATATGGAATATCCTAGTTAAGATATACCTTGCTGAATTTTATAATATGCATGTGCTCCTTTTATAAATTAAAGTGTGGGTACCACATTGTCGGCCATAAGGAACTCACTTTGTCCATTTAAAAGTGGATTGTCTTTAGAGTTCTATGCAGGGGTATATATGGAAAAGTAAGGGTATATGGACCACTAACCACACGTGGTATATAAGGACATAATCAATCTTAATTTTAAATTATCTATATATGAAAATATATTCCCTTCCCATGTAGTTTAACCAGACAAGTCCTTGCCATGCATGCAACTTCAAATTAACACAACAAAAAGCTCAAAATAGCAATCAACTTAAGTAACACAAAATGCACATCACATAAACCAACATAGTTTCATACAAACTAGCATAGTTAATAGCAGTTTCATAAAAACAGCAACAATACACCAAAACACATCATTTAACACTACATACCATGTTCATATCACATAAACCAACACTTAAAGTTATTCTAGAGTAACAGGTTTAGCTTCTGAATCCCCAGGTGCATCATTTCCACCAACTTTCTTGCCCAGTTTCAACTTGATAATCCTTTCAGATTTCTTCCTCCTGATTTTCTTCAACAGGGTTGCAAGTGGTGTTTCTCTAGCCTCCTGTTCTTGCACATGAACCTGACTAGGTTCTCCATTAGCTGATGcatcaaactccaaaggagtgAGTTCCACCTCATCATAGTCTTGTTGCACATGCACCTCATTGACTGCTTCTGCACCATCATTTACTGCTCCTCCATCATTGACTGCTTCTCCACCATCATTTACTGCTCCTCCATCATTGACTGCATTAGATCGATTACTTTCATCCTCATTGAGAGCTTCAGCTACACCCTGATTGACCAATATGAAACATTATTagaaatttaaaaagaaattgtaaagattaaccatttaaatacttatgtacctgttttgtttttcttttagcTTTGGTTTTAGGAGGCCTTGTTAAAGTACAAGCTCTTTTGTTGTGTCCTTCAATCTTACAAAGACTACATTTTTGTTTTTTACCAGCCTTGGATACCTTCACCTGCTCCTTACCTTTGTTTTGTGTTTGGGTAGTTGTCTTTGATTTTTTACTTGATCGGTTTGGGGTTTCTGTTGCATCCCTTTTCCTTTTAGTTGTAGGTCTCCCAGGCATAGCTCTACGAACAGGAGGTAAAGGTGGGGTGTAATCAGTTGCAGGCCACAAATTACTTCCATTCATAGGTGCTAACCTAAACTTGTAAGCCTTCATATAAGTGAGGTTACTAAACATTTTGTCCACATATGACTCTACATCCCTATTCATAAAACTAATAGCTGCAACAGAATGGACACAATTGATTCCATTAAGCTGCCATAGCCTGCATGAGCAAGTTCTTTCTTCAAGATCCACTTCATAAGCATCTGTAGTTCCTCTTACTTCAAACTGATTTAGTCCACTAGGTAAGACTTGGTAATGTCTTAGACCCTTCTTAATGTCATTCACTATTTCTCTAATTGTTGGACAAATTTGGTTGCCCCATCCTAGACCCTTGCATTTCTTCTTCAACACCCTCTCCATCATATACATCCTCAACTCCTCTAGCATGGTGATAATTGGTTTCTTCCTAGCATCAACAATCACAGGATTAAAACTTTCTGACATTCCATTCTCCACAGCATCACAACATCTTCCTGGTTGGAAGTAGGCCCTTGACCATGTTTTGGGGTCTTTGTCCATCAGATACTGATGAGCACTTAGGTCTAGCACTTCAAGCTCTTTCATGGCAACCTTAAAATCTACCTTTGTTGTTGCTTTACATGCCTTCCATAAAATGCTTTCATATTGAGCACCACTATACCTTTTCCTAAGGTTTTGGCTAATATGCTTGGCACACTGCCTATGCTCTACATAAGGAAGGAGTTCTTTCACAGCCTCAATCAAACCCTGTTAACAAATTCTAAATATAGTGAATAAGAATGCAAATAGATAGGAAAATTAATTACAAACAACTAAATTACCTTGTGTTGATTAGATATTACATTGTATCCATAGCCCAAATTAAGTCCTAAGTCATCAATGAGTAAATCCAAAATCCACCTCCAATTTCCCTTATTCTCCACACATACTACTGCCCATGCAATAGGATAAATCCCATTGTTTGCATCCCTTCCAAAAGCACATAATAACTCCTCTTTACAGATCCCTTTAAGGAAACAACCATCTAAACCTATTATTTTCCTGCATCCCTCCTTCCACCCCTTCTTCAATGCATCAAAGCAAACATAGAACTTACTAAAGTAGTTCTTCCCATCTGGCATATGATTTACATCAAGCTTCACAGTGCTACCTGGATTTGATCTCCTAATCTCTTCTGCATACGACCATAACTTTGCATAATGTTCAACTAGGGTGCCATCTATTAGTTGGAGTGCATATTTCTTAGCTCTCCTGCATTGACCAACACTAACATGAATGCCAAACTTCTGTGACACAGCTGTTCTTAGCTTTCTAACACTCTTCTTTTGTCTAAGTAAGAACTctcttgtataatgactccctaTCCAAGCATAAGTGACCATGGACCCTAACTTGTAGTTCCTTGCACATTTGTGGACTGGATTTAAAGACTTAATTTGGAAGCTTGCTTCATCACTCATCCAAGATGCCCACAACCTAAATGAGCACTCACCCTTGCAACACTTAACCAACAATCTTTTCCTATCATTTTTCTCAAAGCAAAGTTGGTACCCATTCGCAACAGCATAGTTACATAACATCGATTTTAATTAAGATGGATCTTTGAACCTCATACCAAGTATTGGGATCTGATTTTTCCATGGAACTAACTCATTAAAAATGGAATGTTGTTGAGTTACATTGGCATCCTCTTCATGCCCATCATGATCATTTATGTTGTTATCATTTCCCTCTTCATCTTCGCCACATAATCTATTTAGAAATTCATCACCCTTTGTCCTATTCATAGTGACTATGTCCTCATTAAAGTCCACATCCACATCTGTTAGGCTATCAATTTCGTCCTCATTCTCACCACCATCAATGCAAGAATCATCTTCATCCTCCTCTTCTATTTCAGAACCAAACCAATCTTCTATTCCTTGAGCATCATGGTCCACATACATACAAATTTAACCATCTGTCCCATATGCATGAAAAATGAAACCACCATAGTCTTCATCATTAGCGATAGCAGTTATCCCAGATATTAAGGGCTTACCTGGTTCACAGTAGTATAACTTCTTTATACTTTCTTGCATGAACTGTTCGAGAAATGTGATACATTCACCGTATGTCATTCCAGAAAAATCGTGATCATTGAAAGTGAAATTGATACCATGGTTATACGAGAAAGGATTTCTAAGAAAAACACCTTTGAAGTTCAGCTCCACTATAGGGTAGAGTCCATCAGGATTTGGCGTCGAGATAGACATTGTGGGTTGGTTGACTGCTCACTGACTTCGATCGGAGAAAACGACTTCGAACCCTAGGTTTAGTGCTTCGTATTCACTGTAAGATGAGAAAAAGAAAGAACGAAGGAGGAGTGTTCTAGCTAAATAAATGTGTTTATTTTGACCTCAAAATCCTACATGGATAAATAAATGAATTATATTATGTAAACTTATTCCACGTAAGCAATATCACCGGTTGTTCCGTTTACCGGGTGCATAAGGGGGTAATTAGCCGGTAGTTACTAACATTAAGGATCAATTGAGCACAAAAAAAACTTAAGTGACTAAATGTGCAAATTGATCAAACATTGATGTGCTACAGTGTCAAAAACCCTTGCAAAAATCATTTATATGTTTGGAAATAATATATATCTTATATATTTTTATGAATTTCTAACCCACTAGTACTATGAGATTTCAAGTTCAAGGAGATCGAATATATTAGATTGCTTTTTTGTTAACACAAAATGGGAAACTTATATGTAAAGAGTGGGTTAATTTAAGAAAAAAGAGTAGAGCAATtcagattttttaaaaaaatagtgGATTTAATGTGAATCGGTTTTTACCGAATTTTGTATAAGATCTAAATTTACCGTATAACGGTATAACCATTTACAGATTAACCTATAGACGGAGTATAATTAAATAATGTAAATTTTACTCAAACAAACAAAATGTAAAAAGTTATATGAAATAACAacattaaatattaaattaaaaacatcaaaaaataacaatgtattttaacAAAACGTCAAAAAAAAACACTATATCTGAAAAGGTAAAGACTATTTAATTAAAATGTAAcacaaatataaatattattttaaataaacgtCAAAAAATAACAATATATCTTAACAAAACGTCAAAAAAACATTGTATTCGAAAAAAAGATAAAAACTATTTAAATAAAATGTAacagaaataatattatttctgtTACATtttaaataataacattattgtttgttcattttaaataaagaaaagaaaaagaaaacatgtatgttaataaatcaatatatatatatatatatatatatatatatatatatatatatatatatatatatatatatattaaacaataaAAATCTAAAAAACATAATCATTAAAGAATTGATATGAAAGATGGGACATGAAgagttttttttaaatttaagggtttttttttttttttttttgaagaaacccCTATTTATTGTTGTTGGCCTTTGACTATAGcttactttttttattattaattgagTTTTGATATTTATCGTCGTTGGCCTTTGACTATAGCTTATTCATGTTTATTTATtgttgggaaaatgacttattaaggtaactaactatttcaattgtccatatataggtaatgttcttttttttgtacacattaaggtaactaacttgttgtgtttgttcacatttaggtaatatgaccggctatcacctgtttttgcttatgtggcatccACCTGACATTTGACTTGAATTCGTTGCACCTACGTGGCATGGTGCATATATggaaaaatgacttattaaggtaactaactatttcagttgtccatatataggtaatgttctttttttttgtacacattaaggtaactaacttgttctgtttgttcatatttaggtaatatgaccggctatcaactgtttttgcttatgtggcatccACCTGGCATATGACTTGAATACGTTGTACCTACGTGGCATGGTGCATATATTGTCTTCATTCGATTACACTATAACTGTGTCATACGATTCCACCcctaattctaaaccctagatcgATCGACGATggcttcttcttcctcatcttatTCTTCAAAATGATAAGATGAATTTCAAGCTGATCATCCATGTGATTGCGGTTTACCATCTTGTGTGAAGATTTCAAGAACTCCTGCAACATATTCAACAATATTGATTTACCATCGAGTTTTGACAAACTCTAAATTTTCTTCCTGGGTTGTCAAAGTTCTTGAAATCTTCACATGAGATGGTAAGCCACAATCACATAGATGATCAGCTTGAAATTTATCTTGTCGTTTTGAAGAataagatgaggaagaagaaacaaAACAAGTCATATGCCAGGTGGATGCCACGTAGATGCAACGTATTCAAGTCAAATGCCAGGTggatgccacataagcaaaaacaggtGATAGCCGATCATAttacctaaatatgaacaaacagaacaagttagttaccttaatgtgtacaaaaaaaaagaacattacctatatatggacaactgaaatagttagttaccttaataagtcattttcccatataTGCACCATGCCACGTAGGTGCAATGAATTCAAGTCAAATGCCAGGTggatgccacataagcaaaaacaggtgatagccggtcatattacctaaatgtgaacaaacacaacaagttagttaccttaatgtgtacaaaaaaaagaacattaCCTATATATGAACAATTGaaatagttagttaccttaataagtcattttctcTTTATTGTTTTGATGTTTTATTGGACACCTAGCAGCTATTAAGCACCGACCTTGTTTTTTCTAACATGTAttaatttttatatgattttccATTGTGATATCAAAACTATAATGGTATTTTCAAATCGGGCCTAAATAAAATATGTCACAGTTGTTCTATTTTAAATGTTCCtttgaaaaaatatttttaatttatacCTTGTTTTAAGTTCGTTGGAAATAATTATTTGCACCTCTTCTAGAGTGCTTATAAAATGAttcaaaacacaaaaaaataagtTCGAAACATGAAGGTAGAAAAATATGTTATCATTAACTCATATGAAAACAATGTAATCTCAGAAGAAATATGATGTTTGTTGTTTTCAACCTAAAACTGTTAATATGaatttaaaaaatatgttatCATTAACTCATATGAAAACATACCAATACTCCTAATGCTCTGTTTCTTACGTATGCATACACACGCCACTCGTCAAATTTTGCAATTTGCGACCACAAGCATGCACATGTGTGGTACCCAACTTAGGGTATGAATATTCAACTTGATAGGTAAGGAATCATTTGCTTTTTAAATCCAATAAATGTCTTCATTCCCTACGTATAATGTAAGACAAGTTATTTTCCTACTTTCAATTTTTATCTTTTTATGTAATCACCTCATTTTGAAAGTCAATATCTCATTCGCATTAACGATAATTTGAAtgtgtaatatattaatatgaagctCTCTTTAAAGAAATGGCATTCCcattaaataatatataaatgGATCACAAAATACATATTCGTACAAAGTTAGCAAAAATTCTAATAAAAATAATGGTTTTCCAACTAAAACCTCAATTTTTTTCCTCTCTCCTCGATCTTCTTTCAACTTCAAACGTAAAATAACAAACATAACAACAAATCTTTCcttaaaaaaataagaaacccttgtcattttttgcaatgaataatgtgtattaCAAACAACTACTAAACATGCAACTTCACATCACTAATATACCCGATCATTAATATATTCCATAGTGTAGTTTACATTTGAAAATAAAGGTAAAGATAAAATAACATacatagggggtgtttggcttgtcTTTTTGAAAGACAAAAGTCCTTTTGGAAAAGTTAAAATATAAAAGATGTTTGGTAGAAACATTTTAAAAACTAATTTTGGATTTTAGAGCGAAGGAACtgactttttgaaaaagttaGGAAAACctactttttgtaacttttctaaAAAGGATTTTTCCTCTCAAAAAAGACAagccaaatacttcatattatatttttttccaAATTAAACCATAACCTTTTTCTATCTATATTTATGACCTTTACATTTTTTCGATTAGACTCTTAatagttttttattttctcaCCATTACATTTTTTGGGATAGCTTCTAAAAAAACTTTCTAGCTTTTTAGGTTTTTATAAAGTTAATAAGCTAAAACATTGTTTGTCTACTTAAAAAACGTTCTCTAAAACAGCTTTTTGGATAGGAAAAAATAAAGCTTTCAAAAAGCTAAAAAATCCTAGCTTTTTAATTTTTTAACCATTTTACTCCCGAAAAAACGACTTTTCgcatccaaacactttttaaaaccaGCTTTTCCCAAAAGCAATAAGCTAATGaacacttttttttaaaaaatcacttttaacATAACATACCCATAATGTCCCTTATActttactattttttttaattaaacctcaaactttgcttttttttttaaacgttacatcttttacataaatCAGAAGACTACCCGGTTTTCTTTTCTTAAA of the Lactuca sativa cultivar Salinas chromosome 6, Lsat_Salinas_v11, whole genome shotgun sequence genome contains:
- the LOC111897697 gene encoding uncharacterized protein LOC111897697 gives rise to the protein MSDEASFQIKSLNPVHKCARNYKLGSMVTYAWIGSHYTREFLLRQKKSVRKLRTAVSQKFGIHVSVGQCRRAKKYALQLIDGTLVEHYAKLWSYAEEIRRSNPGSTVKLDVNHMPDGKNYFSKFYVCFDALKKGWKEGCRKIIGLDGCFLKGICKEELLCAFGRDANNGIYPIAWAVVCVENKGNWRWILDLLIDDLGLNLGYGYNVISNQHKGLIEAVKELLPYVEHRQCAKHISQNLRKRYSGAQYESILWKACKATTKVDFKVAMKELEVLDLSAHQYLMDKDPKTWSRAYFQPGRCCDAVENGMSESFNPVIVDARKKPIITMLEELRMYMMERVLKKKCKGLGWGNQICPTIREIVNDIKKGLRHYQVLPSGLNQFEVRGTTDAYEVDLEERTCSCRLWQLNGINCVHSVAAISFMNRDVESYVDKMFSNLTYMKAYKFRLAPMNGSNLWPATDYTPPLPPVRRAMPGRPTTKRKRDATETPNRSSKKSKTTTQTQNKGKEQVKVSKAGKKQKCSLCKIEGHNKRACTLTRPPKTKAKRKTKQGVAEALNEDESNRSNAVNDGGAVNDGGEAVNDGGAVNDGAEAVNEVHVQQDYDEVELTPLEFDASANGEPSQVHVQEQEARETPLATLLKKIRRKKSERIIKLKLGKKVGGNDAPGDSEAKPVTLE